One Corynebacterium tuberculostearicum DNA window includes the following coding sequences:
- the rpsF gene encoding 30S ribosomal protein S6: MRHYEVMIILDPNQDERTVTPSLDKFLEIVRQEGGKVENLDVWGKRRLAYPINKKEEGIYAVVNLECEHTSVAELDRRLNLNDTILRTKVLRTDSK; this comes from the coding sequence GTGCGTCACTACGAAGTCATGATCATTCTGGATCCTAATCAGGATGAGCGCACCGTAACCCCGTCCCTGGATAAGTTCCTCGAAATCGTCCGCCAGGAAGGCGGCAAGGTTGAGAACCTTGATGTATGGGGCAAGCGCCGTCTTGCATACCCCATCAACAAGAAGGAAGAGGGCATTTATGCCGTCGTCAACCTGGAGTGCGAGCACACTTCGGTTGCCGAACTCGACCGCCGTCTGAACCTGAACGACACCATCCTGCGTACCAAGGTTCTGCGCACCGACAGCAAGTAA
- a CDS encoding single-stranded DNA-binding protein: MAQGDTNITVVGNIVADPELRFTPAGAAVANFRVASTPRRYNSQTNQWEDGEAMFLTCNVWRQAAENVAETMSKGMRVIVTGRLKQRSFQTREGDNRTVFEIDVDEVGPSLRYATAQVNRNPREGGNNFGGGQQRSNNNNQGGFGGGQQQQPQQNQAPSEDPWNSAPPAGGFGGADSEPPF, translated from the coding sequence ATGGCACAGGGAGATACCAATATCACGGTGGTAGGCAACATCGTTGCTGACCCCGAGCTGCGCTTCACCCCGGCGGGTGCGGCAGTAGCCAACTTCCGCGTCGCCTCCACCCCTCGTCGCTATAACTCGCAGACGAATCAGTGGGAAGACGGCGAAGCTATGTTCCTGACCTGCAACGTATGGCGTCAGGCAGCGGAAAACGTTGCCGAGACTATGTCGAAGGGCATGCGCGTCATCGTTACCGGCCGCTTGAAGCAGCGTTCCTTCCAGACCCGTGAGGGCGATAACCGCACCGTATTCGAGATTGACGTCGACGAAGTCGGTCCGTCTCTGCGCTACGCCACCGCTCAGGTAAACCGCAATCCGCGTGAGGGCGGCAATAACTTTGGCGGCGGCCAGCAGCGCTCGAATAACAATAATCAGGGCGGTTTTGGAGGCGGCCAGCAACAGCAGCCGCAGCAGAACCAGGCTCCTTCTGAGGATCCGTGGAACTCCGCACCACCTGCAGGTGGTTTCGGAGGCGCTGATTCTGAACCTCCGTTCTAA
- the rplI gene encoding 50S ribosomal protein L9, which produces MKLILTAAVENLGAAGEIVEVKDGYGRNYLLPRGLAIVATRGAEKQIEGIKRAQEAREIRDLDHAREVRNQLEQLTDVKVEVKTSESGKLFGSVQAEDIVNAVSKAGGPKLDKRIVVLPKGLVKKTGNYQVELKLHADVIGKVNFSVVAA; this is translated from the coding sequence ATGAAGCTGATCCTCACCGCTGCCGTTGAGAACCTCGGCGCCGCTGGCGAAATTGTTGAGGTTAAGGACGGCTACGGACGTAACTACCTGCTTCCTCGCGGCCTGGCCATCGTGGCTACCCGCGGCGCAGAGAAGCAGATTGAGGGCATCAAGCGCGCCCAGGAAGCTCGCGAGATTCGCGACCTGGATCACGCACGTGAGGTCCGCAACCAGCTCGAGCAGCTGACGGATGTCAAGGTAGAGGTTAAGACCTCCGAATCCGGTAAGCTCTTCGGTTCCGTTCAAGCAGAAGACATTGTCAACGCCGTCTCCAAGGCCGGTGGCCCTAAGCTGGATAAGCGCATCGTTGTGCTTCCTAAGGGCCTGGTCAAGAAGACCGGCAACTACCAGGTCGAGCTGAAGCTGCACGCTGATGTTATCGGCAAGGTGAACTTCTCGGTCGTTGCTGCCTAA
- the dnaB gene encoding replicative DNA helicase, with the protein MTNASFDDEHLPPEPPPEEEPAPRRRYQQEEPKRYGEFRQPPADREAEQGVLGAMLLSPHTVMEVIEELEPEDFYYPAHTLIYRAMLDLYSEGKDVDAVILASQLDRFNNLERVGGAPYLHTLLATVPTAANARYYAEIVAEKAVLRKLVDAGTRVVQLGFSGTEDAEIESVLDRAQQEVFAVAQRKTAEDYRVLGDLIDPTIDELAALQQAGGVELGVPTGFIDLDKLTNGLHAGQMVIVAARPGVGKSTLAMDFMRSCSLQHGKSSVIFSLEMSASEIVMRLLSAESEVKLADMRGGRVSTEDWAKIDETLNRVQDAPLFIDDSPNLTMMEIRSKARRLKQQHGLDLIVLDYLQLMSSGKKVESRQQEVSEFSRQLKLLAKELEVPLIAISQLNRGPEARTDKKPQLADLRESGSLEQDADMVMLLYRPDSQDRDNERAGEADIILAKHRGGPIDTVQVAHQLHYSKFVNMAHG; encoded by the coding sequence ATGACCAACGCCAGTTTTGATGATGAACACCTACCACCGGAGCCACCGCCGGAGGAGGAACCGGCTCCGCGCCGTCGCTATCAGCAGGAAGAGCCAAAGCGCTATGGCGAATTCCGCCAGCCCCCCGCAGACCGCGAAGCGGAGCAGGGTGTTCTGGGTGCCATGTTGCTCAGTCCCCATACGGTGATGGAAGTCATTGAGGAGCTGGAGCCCGAGGATTTCTACTATCCGGCACACACGTTGATTTACCGCGCCATGCTGGATCTATATTCCGAGGGCAAGGACGTCGACGCCGTCATTTTGGCCTCCCAGCTCGACCGCTTTAATAACCTCGAGCGCGTCGGCGGTGCTCCTTATCTCCACACGCTGCTCGCTACAGTGCCAACGGCGGCCAACGCTCGCTACTACGCCGAAATCGTCGCGGAAAAGGCAGTGCTGCGCAAGCTTGTTGATGCCGGCACGCGCGTAGTGCAGCTCGGATTTTCCGGCACCGAAGATGCAGAAATCGAGTCCGTCCTGGACCGTGCGCAGCAGGAAGTCTTCGCCGTCGCCCAGCGCAAGACGGCAGAAGATTACCGTGTCCTGGGGGATCTTATTGACCCCACCATCGATGAGCTCGCTGCCCTGCAGCAGGCAGGCGGCGTGGAGCTAGGTGTGCCTACTGGCTTCATCGACCTCGATAAGCTAACCAATGGCCTTCACGCGGGCCAAATGGTCATCGTTGCTGCTCGCCCTGGTGTGGGTAAATCGACCCTAGCCATGGACTTTATGCGTTCCTGCTCTTTGCAGCACGGCAAGTCCTCTGTGATTTTCTCGCTCGAGATGTCAGCTTCTGAGATTGTCATGCGCCTGCTCTCGGCGGAGTCAGAGGTAAAGCTGGCCGATATGCGTGGTGGCCGAGTTTCCACCGAAGACTGGGCAAAAATCGATGAGACCCTCAACCGAGTGCAAGACGCCCCACTCTTCATTGATGACTCACCGAACCTCACGATGATGGAAATTCGGTCCAAAGCCCGCCGCCTCAAACAGCAGCACGGCTTGGACCTCATCGTCTTGGACTACCTGCAGCTGATGTCTTCGGGTAAAAAGGTCGAGTCTCGCCAGCAAGAGGTCTCTGAGTTCTCCCGCCAGCTGAAGCTCTTGGCCAAGGAGCTGGAGGTTCCCCTCATCGCGATCTCGCAGCTGAACCGTGGACCTGAGGCGCGTACGGATAAAAAGCCGCAGCTTGCGGATCTCCGTGAGTCTGGCTCGCTGGAGCAGGACGCCGATATGGTCATGCTGCTCTACCGCCCCGATTCCCAGGACCGCGATAATGAGCGCGCCGGCGAGGCGGATATTATCCTAGCCAAGCACCGTGGCGGTCCGATCGATACCGTGCAGGTGGCGCACCAGCTGCACTACTCCAAGTTTGTCAATATGGCGCACGGATAA
- a CDS encoding VanZ family protein — protein MVALTTLKPFYQIGYLWKPENQRARELRWVPFDEFSGGSWFGPLFEYAGNTAFFIPFGMLVFSLCRSVKKTAAWGFGLSLVLEVCQYAFALGRTDIDDLLFNTLGALIGAAFARLCGERLFPVWRWLAIAAAAVFLVLVILGPRLGDPNAVVDL, from the coding sequence ATGGTCGCATTGACCACGCTCAAGCCCTTCTACCAGATTGGCTACTTGTGGAAGCCGGAAAATCAGCGTGCCCGAGAACTGCGCTGGGTACCATTCGATGAATTTTCCGGCGGCAGCTGGTTTGGCCCGCTCTTTGAGTACGCGGGCAATACCGCATTCTTCATCCCCTTCGGCATGCTGGTCTTTAGCCTCTGCCGCTCCGTTAAGAAGACAGCTGCGTGGGGATTTGGCCTCAGCCTCGTACTAGAAGTGTGCCAATATGCTTTCGCCCTGGGGCGCACGGATATCGATGATCTTCTCTTCAATACCCTGGGCGCGCTTATCGGTGCGGCGTTCGCCCGCCTGTGCGGCGAACGCCTTTTCCCCGTGTGGCGATGGCTGGCGATTGCCGCAGCTGCGGTTTTCTTGGTACTGGTCATCCTTGGCCCACGATTGGGAGACCCCAACGCGGTGGTGGACCTGTAA
- a CDS encoding heavy metal translocating P-type ATPase, with protein MSHLDLGVTGMTCTSCSSRVERKLNKLEGVSASVNFATEAAAIEYDSQTVSPQELISVVEGAGYGAFDMAGAKTEEPQAEKSRDGGLLRRTIISGALSLPLMVVSMWPALQFPNWQWACAIVATIVYIFGGAPFHTATWTNLKHGSFTMDTLITMGTSAAYFWSLWALFFGNAGEPGMKMHMTLDANAAQMDHIYFESVGMVITFLLLGRWFEARAKGQSSEALRELLSLGAKEASVLREGGEQRIPIAQLQVGDVFVVRPGEKIATDGIVVSGNSAVDASMITGEPVPVEVGPGDAVTGATINASGKLEVRATKVGEDTVLAQMAQLVTDAQTSKAPVQRLVDRIAQVFVPAVMAVAVLTLLAHLFFGGVAPAFIAAVSVLIVACPCAMGLATPTAILVGTGRGAQLGLVIKGPEILESTRQIDTIVMDKTGTVTAGEMSVTAVHGDVLDLAAAVEHNSEHPIARAIARESTVEPATDFAVVSGGVEGTVEGARVGVGKRQSPLGDLEAPFRAAQDAGATPVVVTVNGQPAGIIEVRDTLKPSSSAAVAQMKELGLTPYLLTGDNAGAARAVAAEVGIDHVSAEVLPEDKVNHIKELQAAGHTVAMVGDGINDAAALAQADLGLAMGAGTDVAIEASDITLMNGDLRCAADAIRLSRRTLAIIKGNLFWAFAYNVVLIPVAALGWLNPLLAGLAMALSSVFVVTNSLRLRGFSVRR; from the coding sequence ATGTCCCACTTGGACCTTGGCGTAACAGGAATGACGTGCACCTCCTGCTCCTCCCGCGTCGAGCGCAAGCTAAACAAGCTCGAGGGAGTAAGCGCCAGCGTCAATTTCGCTACCGAGGCGGCGGCCATCGAGTACGACTCCCAGACGGTAAGTCCACAGGAGCTCATTTCGGTGGTGGAGGGCGCAGGTTACGGCGCCTTCGATATGGCGGGGGCGAAGACGGAGGAGCCCCAGGCCGAGAAAAGCCGTGACGGGGGCCTGCTGCGCCGCACCATTATCTCGGGTGCCCTATCGCTGCCGCTCATGGTGGTCTCGATGTGGCCAGCACTGCAATTTCCCAATTGGCAGTGGGCCTGCGCCATCGTGGCCACCATCGTTTATATCTTTGGTGGCGCGCCTTTCCACACCGCTACGTGGACAAACCTCAAGCACGGTTCTTTCACCATGGACACGCTTATCACCATGGGAACCTCAGCGGCCTACTTTTGGTCGCTATGGGCACTGTTTTTCGGCAACGCGGGCGAACCGGGCATGAAAATGCACATGACACTGGACGCGAATGCGGCGCAGATGGATCACATCTATTTCGAGTCCGTGGGCATGGTCATTACCTTCCTCCTGCTCGGTCGGTGGTTCGAGGCGCGGGCCAAAGGCCAGTCCTCTGAGGCCCTGCGGGAGCTGCTCTCCTTAGGCGCTAAGGAAGCATCGGTGCTGCGCGAGGGAGGCGAACAGCGCATTCCAATTGCCCAATTGCAGGTGGGCGATGTCTTCGTAGTACGCCCAGGCGAGAAGATCGCCACCGACGGCATCGTCGTTTCCGGCAACTCAGCAGTCGACGCCTCCATGATTACCGGCGAGCCCGTGCCCGTTGAGGTCGGCCCCGGCGATGCGGTGACCGGCGCAACCATTAATGCCTCCGGCAAGCTCGAGGTCCGAGCGACCAAGGTGGGCGAGGATACGGTACTGGCCCAAATGGCCCAGCTGGTCACGGATGCACAAACGTCCAAGGCGCCGGTACAGCGCCTCGTGGACCGCATTGCGCAGGTCTTCGTCCCCGCGGTCATGGCCGTAGCAGTGCTGACACTCCTTGCCCATCTTTTCTTCGGCGGGGTGGCCCCGGCCTTTATCGCCGCGGTCTCCGTCCTCATCGTGGCCTGCCCTTGCGCTATGGGCTTGGCGACGCCCACCGCGATCCTCGTCGGCACCGGCCGCGGGGCACAGCTGGGGCTTGTCATTAAAGGCCCGGAGATCCTGGAATCTACGCGGCAAATCGATACCATCGTCATGGATAAGACCGGAACGGTCACCGCCGGAGAGATGTCCGTTACCGCCGTACACGGCGACGTGCTCGACTTGGCCGCGGCCGTGGAACACAACTCCGAGCATCCCATCGCTCGCGCTATCGCCCGAGAAAGCACGGTGGAACCAGCTACCGATTTTGCAGTAGTTTCAGGCGGCGTGGAAGGAACTGTGGAGGGGGCCCGGGTGGGCGTCGGCAAGCGCCAAAGCCCGTTGGGCGACCTAGAAGCGCCATTCCGCGCCGCACAGGACGCTGGTGCCACGCCGGTGGTCGTCACCGTCAACGGGCAGCCTGCAGGCATCATTGAGGTACGCGATACCCTCAAGCCGAGCTCGTCCGCCGCTGTGGCACAGATGAAGGAGCTAGGGCTTACCCCTTACCTGCTGACCGGCGATAATGCCGGGGCCGCCCGCGCCGTGGCTGCCGAGGTAGGAATCGATCACGTCAGCGCCGAGGTCCTGCCCGAGGACAAGGTGAACCACATCAAGGAGCTGCAGGCCGCGGGGCACACCGTGGCGATGGTGGGCGATGGAATTAACGACGCCGCCGCACTGGCCCAAGCCGACCTCGGCCTCGCCATGGGCGCAGGTACCGACGTTGCCATTGAAGCCTCCGATATCACCCTGATGAACGGCGATTTACGCTGCGCCGCTGATGCTATTCGGCTCTCGCGCCGCACGCTAGCAATCATTAAGGGCAATCTCTTCTGGGCCTTCGCCTATAACGTCGTACTCATTCCCGTGGCCGCGCTCGGCTGGCTCAATCCCCTGCTGGCGGGCCTGGCCATGGCACTGAGCTCGGTTTTCGTGGTTACTAACTCGCTGCGGCTGCGCGGCTTTTCCGTCCGTCGCTAA
- a CDS encoding heavy-metal-associated domain-containing protein produces the protein MSTKNYTVEGMTCGHCEMSVKEEVGEISGVSEVTADHTTGAVTVTGTDFTDEQVAAAVAEAGYTLK, from the coding sequence ATGAGCACCAAGAACTACACCGTAGAGGGCATGACCTGCGGACATTGCGAAATGTCGGTAAAAGAAGAGGTCGGCGAAATTTCTGGCGTTAGCGAGGTCACTGCTGACCACACCACCGGCGCCGTAACGGTTACCGGCACCGATTTCACCGATGAACAGGTAGCAGCCGCCGTGGCTGAGGCCGGCTACACGCTGAAGTAG
- the trxA gene encoding thioredoxin: MATIDVTEENFEETVTGEGITLVDAWADWCGPCKRFAPVFEKASEEHTDATFAKLDTEANQGLASALEIQSIPTLMIFRDGILVFREAGALPPAALEDLLKQVKELDMAEVRRQVEEQNAQG, translated from the coding sequence ATGGCTACTATCGATGTCACCGAAGAAAACTTTGAAGAAACCGTTACCGGCGAGGGCATTACGCTCGTAGACGCGTGGGCCGATTGGTGCGGCCCCTGCAAGCGCTTTGCGCCGGTTTTTGAAAAGGCCTCCGAAGAGCACACGGATGCTACCTTTGCCAAGCTCGATACCGAGGCTAACCAGGGCCTCGCATCCGCGCTGGAGATTCAGTCTATTCCTACGCTGATGATCTTCCGCGATGGCATCTTGGTCTTCCGCGAGGCTGGCGCGCTGCCACCTGCAGCATTGGAAGACTTGCTGAAGCAGGTCAAGGAGCTCGATATGGCGGAGGTTCGCCGCCAGGTAGAAGAGCAGAACGCGCAGGGTTAA
- a CDS encoding PspA/IM30 family protein: MANPFSKGWKYMMSSFDQKIDENADPKVQIQQAVQAAKEQHQQISDHAAEIIGHKSQLEMQMNRLVKSQQDYQSQTQRALELADSAEDPQKASEYNQAAEVVASQLVAVEQELEDVKQQYAAAEQAAAQAKSQQQQSEARLKEQLAQVSQLEAQADQAAMQEKNAQAIDSMNQLNPDDSVPTLDSVRAKIEKRYADALGAQELQHATGGDRINEIQAAGNDMKATARLDAIRADLKKKKELESGD; the protein is encoded by the coding sequence ATGGCTAACCCCTTCAGCAAGGGCTGGAAGTACATGATGAGTTCCTTCGATCAGAAGATTGATGAGAACGCTGATCCGAAGGTGCAGATCCAGCAGGCCGTTCAGGCCGCCAAGGAGCAGCACCAGCAGATTTCTGATCACGCTGCAGAAATCATCGGCCATAAGTCCCAGCTGGAGATGCAGATGAACCGCCTGGTGAAGTCTCAGCAGGACTACCAGTCTCAAACCCAGCGTGCATTGGAGCTGGCGGATTCTGCAGAGGACCCGCAAAAGGCTTCCGAATATAACCAGGCTGCGGAAGTGGTTGCCTCCCAGCTGGTAGCGGTGGAGCAGGAGCTGGAGGACGTTAAGCAGCAGTACGCCGCCGCAGAACAGGCTGCCGCGCAGGCCAAGAGCCAGCAGCAGCAGTCTGAGGCGCGCTTGAAGGAACAACTAGCGCAAGTTAGCCAGCTGGAGGCCCAGGCGGACCAGGCGGCTATGCAAGAAAAGAACGCCCAGGCTATTGATTCCATGAATCAGCTCAACCCGGACGATTCCGTGCCTACTCTTGATTCTGTCCGCGCCAAGATTGAAAAGCGCTACGCCGATGCCCTTGGCGCCCAAGAATTGCAGCACGCCACCGGCGGCGATCGCATTAATGAGATCCAAGCCGCCGGCAATGACATGAAGGCGACTGCGCGCCTTGATGCCATCCGGGCGGATCTTAAAAAGAAGAAAGAGCTCGAATCCGGCGATTAA
- a CDS encoding NYN domain-containing protein, protein MLERTLVFVDTSYLLASFYNSWETGARAQLEIDLPEVVSTMGGMIENQLGTPIQRQYWYDGIPDTGPHRYQRALRTCEGVQLRTGQLIEWGERRTQKAVDTRLVADMVIAAMKGQFTDFVLVSGDADMIPGAQAAVDNGIRVHLYGFGWDSMSSALRHACDSTTILDPREDFADAMELQVLEGPLPPVVRENAHKDGEEMPEPDECGEPSEVEAAFGATEKPTPAPTPKPAPPKADAAEDSPAEEDSPAEKPAPKPSMMAPRRKLRSKYVPLPEEVWSSAGFQSPFDVGQQYASWWFDNAASTEQRDQAHLLSGGGLPPEIDRPLLQFACETLHEYTLTETQRVNLRDGFHSGIRGVLINVRRQN, encoded by the coding sequence ATGCTTGAACGCACACTCGTCTTTGTCGATACCTCATACTTGCTCGCTAGCTTTTATAACTCGTGGGAAACGGGTGCCCGCGCACAACTAGAAATCGATCTGCCCGAGGTGGTCAGCACCATGGGCGGGATGATTGAGAACCAACTTGGGACCCCCATCCAGCGCCAATACTGGTATGACGGCATTCCCGATACCGGCCCGCACCGCTACCAGCGCGCACTGCGCACCTGCGAAGGGGTCCAACTGCGCACCGGTCAGCTCATTGAATGGGGCGAGCGCCGCACCCAAAAGGCCGTAGATACCCGCCTCGTAGCGGACATGGTCATCGCCGCCATGAAGGGACAATTCACCGACTTCGTCCTCGTCAGCGGCGATGCGGACATGATTCCCGGCGCACAAGCGGCCGTGGATAACGGGATCCGCGTACATCTTTATGGGTTTGGCTGGGACTCCATGTCCTCCGCACTGCGCCATGCGTGCGATTCCACCACCATCTTGGATCCTCGCGAGGACTTCGCAGACGCTATGGAATTGCAGGTCCTAGAAGGCCCGCTTCCTCCAGTGGTGCGCGAAAATGCGCATAAAGATGGCGAGGAAATGCCCGAACCGGATGAATGCGGCGAGCCCTCAGAGGTGGAGGCAGCCTTCGGCGCCACAGAAAAGCCCACCCCGGCCCCGACGCCCAAGCCGGCTCCTCCCAAGGCGGATGCCGCAGAGGATTCCCCCGCCGAGGAGGACTCTCCGGCGGAGAAGCCGGCGCCCAAGCCGTCCATGATGGCACCGCGGCGCAAGCTGCGCTCTAAGTATGTACCGCTGCCGGAAGAAGTATGGAGCTCGGCCGGCTTCCAATCCCCATTCGACGTGGGCCAGCAATACGCCTCGTGGTGGTTCGATAACGCTGCTAGCACCGAGCAGCGCGATCAAGCACATCTGCTTTCTGGCGGCGGGCTTCCCCCAGAGATCGACCGCCCACTTTTGCAGTTTGCCTGCGAGACCCTGCACGAATACACCCTGACCGAAACCCAGCGCGTGAACCTGCGCGATGGATTCCACTCAGGGATTCGTGGAGTTCTGATTAATGTTCGCCGGCAGAATTAA
- a CDS encoding GntR family transcriptional regulator, translated as MDNSTQPLFRQIASLVEDAIVDGTLGEGDRAPSTNELADFHNINPATARKGISLLVDIGVLDKRRGIGMFVAEGALKTIRERRRADFAAEYMAPLVDEAVRLGYNRAQLHDLFDRVAESRGMYS; from the coding sequence ATGGATAATTCCACGCAACCACTCTTCCGTCAGATTGCTTCCTTGGTGGAGGACGCCATCGTGGATGGCACCTTGGGCGAAGGGGATAGGGCCCCATCCACTAACGAGCTTGCTGATTTTCACAACATCAACCCGGCCACTGCCCGCAAGGGCATCAGCCTCCTGGTGGATATCGGGGTGCTGGATAAGCGCCGTGGCATCGGCATGTTCGTGGCGGAAGGGGCCCTGAAAACGATCCGCGAGCGCCGCCGCGCGGACTTTGCGGCGGAATACATGGCACCGCTTGTCGACGAAGCTGTTCGCCTGGGCTACAACCGCGCCCAGCTCCATGACCTATTTGATCGCGTTGCAGAAAGCCGAGGAATGTACTCATGA
- a CDS encoding AAA family ATPase encodes MITTREFTFADGLTHGLVGPNGIGKTTLLRKIAGQIQSGGITVFGEKPFDKQSVLNRVILMGIDNPLPDSWGIGKLGVIGKARWPRWNDDRFNELLVRFDVPAKAYSSLSRGQKSTVGFIFAVASGCEVMLLDEPYLGLDTQRRELFYQVLREEHGRTIVISTHHLNEVAGLLDTVSLMGDNPISGPIDDFIEGILELTGPSEALNAAVEELDLRVLSRETTGLGDRVLIDARSTATDPIFRTAQAYGLRVTEVSLERAVLALEEKA; translated from the coding sequence ATGATTACAACACGAGAATTCACTTTTGCTGATGGCCTCACACACGGCTTAGTCGGCCCCAACGGCATAGGCAAAACCACGCTCCTGCGCAAGATTGCCGGCCAAATCCAATCAGGCGGTATCACGGTCTTTGGAGAGAAGCCCTTTGATAAGCAATCGGTTCTCAACCGGGTTATTTTGATGGGGATTGATAACCCGCTGCCGGATTCCTGGGGCATCGGAAAGCTGGGTGTCATAGGAAAGGCACGCTGGCCGCGCTGGAACGATGACCGGTTTAATGAGCTGCTGGTTCGCTTCGACGTGCCGGCCAAGGCTTATTCTTCCCTGTCCCGCGGGCAAAAGTCTACGGTGGGATTTATCTTCGCCGTTGCTTCTGGCTGCGAGGTCATGCTTCTCGACGAGCCCTATCTGGGCCTCGATACTCAGCGCCGGGAGCTTTTCTATCAGGTGCTGCGCGAGGAGCACGGCCGCACAATTGTCATCTCTACCCATCACCTCAATGAGGTAGCAGGTCTCCTCGACACCGTTTCGCTGATGGGGGATAACCCAATTTCCGGTCCTATCGATGACTTCATCGAGGGAATTCTTGAGCTCACCGGCCCATCGGAGGCTCTCAATGCAGCGGTCGAAGAGCTCGACCTCCGCGTACTCAGTAGGGAAACCACAGGCTTGGGGGACCGCGTGCTTATCGACGCCCGCTCTACCGCCACCGATCCCATCTTCCGCACGGCCCAGGCCTACGGTCTGCGCGTCACTGAGGTCTCCTTGGAGCGCGCGGTCCTGGCACTGGAGGAGAAAGCATGA
- a CDS encoding beta-carotene 15,15'-monooxygenase codes for MKLLWYLGDWWSWTFFLFALLVMPVMAQGTWNALPVIFSLSLILSLTPDFKKYQLVGLGSKIWNEHRRCLVALCALAAAIGALTVQLWWALPIYAVAAAWAMYRRATPKRVGYTTTGSQPSNGFGWFPRTLAGQTIYRRQVKAWSAACLAQAIGFVLSRYKEDIPLLGFLGIFIWTLSIVMLFAAFHSLRVSLREYTVLGGSRAVWSRHTAVLGLIPVLVATTSSAVLANDGELVADIVLLSATCAPIVVSLEFLGKKNWHLFALYLVLIAGMALLRTVVPVSAVAQLFLAVAFYTVWALMLPAYIRRANAHRGGMSAWMGID; via the coding sequence ATGAAACTACTGTGGTACCTAGGCGATTGGTGGAGCTGGACCTTTTTCCTTTTCGCTTTGCTCGTCATGCCCGTCATGGCGCAGGGAACGTGGAACGCGCTCCCCGTGATCTTTTCCTTGTCGCTAATACTTTCCCTGACACCAGACTTTAAGAAGTATCAGTTGGTGGGGCTAGGCTCGAAAATCTGGAATGAACATCGCCGCTGTCTCGTTGCCCTGTGCGCACTAGCGGCAGCTATCGGTGCCCTCACCGTGCAGTTGTGGTGGGCATTGCCCATTTATGCCGTCGCAGCGGCGTGGGCCATGTACCGCAGGGCTACTCCTAAACGGGTCGGGTACACCACGACCGGTTCCCAACCCTCAAACGGATTTGGATGGTTCCCTCGCACCTTGGCCGGGCAAACCATTTACCGCCGGCAGGTCAAGGCATGGAGTGCTGCGTGTCTGGCGCAAGCAATCGGGTTTGTACTTAGCCGGTATAAGGAGGACATCCCGTTGCTTGGTTTCCTTGGCATCTTCATCTGGACACTTTCAATTGTGATGCTCTTCGCAGCTTTCCACAGCTTGCGAGTATCTCTGCGCGAATACACGGTGCTTGGTGGAAGTCGTGCTGTTTGGTCCCGGCATACTGCCGTGCTCGGCCTGATACCTGTCCTAGTCGCGACCACCTCCAGCGCAGTACTGGCAAACGACGGTGAACTTGTAGCGGACATCGTGCTGCTTAGTGCCACCTGCGCCCCTATAGTGGTCAGTCTGGAATTTCTGGGAAAGAAGAACTGGCACTTATTCGCTCTCTACCTGGTCCTCATTGCTGGGATGGCACTTCTGCGCACTGTGGTGCCGGTCTCCGCGGTTGCCCAGCTCTTCTTGGCGGTGGCTTTCTATACAGTCTGGGCTTTGATGCTGCCCGCGTACATTCGCCGAGCAAACGCTCACCGTGGCGGAATGAGCGCTTGGATGGGCATAGATTAA